From the genome of Medicago truncatula cultivar Jemalong A17 chromosome 2, MtrunA17r5.0-ANR, whole genome shotgun sequence:
atcaattttgtgtttgtttatcataataaaaatcacttctctaaacattataaattaatttgtttgaatacaactatataaaagagttttttttttttacaaaatttccCCCATCATTCGATTATTCTTGAAACACCactcttaacaactttcatttGAAGATATTATTAGATTTTATTTCTGTAGATTCTGGTTTTTTGTTTAAACCGTAATAAAACATacaataccttttttttttaacaagaaaacaTACAATACCTATagtgatttttttccttaaaaagtTCATAACAAATGGCttcatacaaaaaacaaaaaagggttCGGCTAACCGATGTCCCCGGGacactggttaagcataccataaaagggaattattatcataaaagaaaattgtttttgactttattataaaataattacacaatttcaatgcattaactatataatttcctttttcatattcttAACTAGTGTCttggggcaccggttagcattttcctttcaaaaattataaaaaataagaatataatctatgttttttttgttacaatctAATTTAGGTTTTTACATTgcaataaaaatcacttttttagaaaattaatttagtttggTTGAATACAACTATTTACAGTGATTTTTtctttccccttaaaaaaagagatatttttttttttttaagtagccTAATGGCTAGAGAACTTCACCttgaagatgaataagtggggtgtccagggttcgaaccctaacCCCTGCATATATATGCATTATCCCTCACCAAGTGAGCTAAGCTCACTTGGACAAAAAAGAGATTCTTTATTACACAAGCATCTTATTATCTTTTGACACTTATTTTCTCTCACCTCTAAAGACCATTTTATGTTGCAAAAGACACTAAAGAATGGAGCATATAATTGTATTTTCCTTGataattaactttcatattttctctctcggattttttcttcttctcatatTTAGAGGATAAAATGATTCCTATAAcgagaaaaaaatacaattttgcttctaatttttttttttttttttataaaatctctaatatttaatatcaaaatcacttttattttaattcataataaacgGCCCTTATAAAActgttataaatttatttattttaaaccacttccttaaaaaaatcactttaaagaaaatttgatgcgtttgttatagttttaaaaaaacagaatctacaaaattctaaaaacaCGGAACTCATTAGCATTATCTTTATCACtaaagatatatttgttatttgtaatattttgacatatttttattttaataataatatttaataacaattatttaaaaattttaaggttttattataattgactgtttttatttctcaattcaaataaatttacaaatataACTTGCGTTTTGACTCACACTTAGCACGGGGAACAACACTCTCTTTTTAATACTCTCTTCTCTTTAACATTCACTCTCTGATTAGATGAAATGAATATAGGTCTCACACTTTGAAAATGGATCTCACTTAAAGTGGAGGAGTTTACATTAATTTCACTAAATGATAGAGTAAGTATTGAAGAGAATATTAAAAAGAGTGTTGATAACATTCTTGAATGAGcttttttgaacttttttgaaGTTGTGGATGTAAAACCCAAATGGTGAATTTAATGCTCGTTTCATTTGTGGTTCCATTCCATGCTATATTATACTTTATCTAttccaaaacaaattatttatctACATAATCCAACTCTAATAAAACCGTTCTTAACACTGAATTGGTTGGGCCTACCGGATGGTCCAGTTTCAATTCAAGAAAAGTTTGAATACATCATGTATGTATGGATGAAGGTTACATGACATCACAGCCAATGGACTTTCACCTTGTCCACCTGAAGTGTATGTAAACGTCTCTCATGTTATATTGTTGTATCTGtatcaattcattttattttcatcagaAATATCATCTAGGTATGATAGAAAATGCTTTGGTTGATCCATATAATCGACCTTATAAACCAAATAAAGTGTTTTTCAAAGATATGGAAATTTTTGGTTAAGATCATTGGTTAACATCTTGACCTTATCTAACAATCGGGGAATGAGAGTTATTACATTATTAAAATTAGAGGGACTTCTTCCTATGTTATTTAAATCTCTgatttttctaaatataattttttatgccTATTTACTAAATACGAATATTTTCGCTTGCTAGATTTATTGTACACAATTTGTTTCTTGAAGTGGTGAAAAgcttgcctaaaaaaaaaaaagtggtgaaaagctagtttttttttatgattaataagtttattataatttttaatccaTTTAACATGATTATTAAGCTTAGATTTGAATGAATTTGTATGTCAATCTGTGTACATTTTGTGATACAAATGTGAAGAAAACATGGCATATTTTTAGTATAGAATGCTACAAAGACTTGTGTAGGGAGATGCTGCGAAATAATTTGTCATCATTGGAGACTATATTAACATtggcaactttttttttgttgttaaagcttgtaaaaaataaaaaatatcatcgAAAATAATCCAAATTGAATATCAATTTAATACAAACTAAGTAAATTGGATAggattaaaatcaaaacaattagaCGATTTTCTCGGTAAAGTCTATCCGATCAAATCCACACCACCAAATCTAGCTCAAGTCATTTGATGCACGCGAGATATTGAGGTCTCGCAAATCATATTGTGTCACCAAAATTGGACAGAGTATCATATAGTTAACACAATTCATTTGACCGTTTTCGCTCAGTGTatgaataatgcataatatatgtaaaatatgTGGTTCAAACCTcggtcacaaaaaaaaattcacttgacctaaaaaaaataaaatagttaacacaattcaattcaaatatgtGGTTATgtattttcctataaaaaaaataatgtggtTAAagcatttaaatattttagttaATAATTACTACTACTCCCTCCCACGACGACTGATCGTTATACCttgaaagaaaatttgaatGGTATATACTCTACGAGGGATGAATATTTTTGGTTTAACATATTTGACTTTGTTGGTAATTTATTAGACAACATATCGTGGACTTGGTTGTGGTACATCCCTGCCCCTaataagttgattttttttttctttggacaATTTTACATAACTCCCTCCCAACTAGGTCGATGTTGTACCACCGTGGTATGATCCAGGTGAACCTATGTCCTCGGTGTAATCACGAAGCTGAGATAATGTTCCACTGCCTCTGACTTTGAGTCTCGTCTTTGGCAAGATATTGGCTTCTCCAATTTGACTTTCTTCCAAGGGATGATCTTTATGTTTGGCTGCGTCGTGGTATTGATGGTAAATCTAGCTTTTTGTTTATGTCAACTTGTTGGTGGTTAGGATGAGGATATGCTTGGGTCCATGATTTTGCCGGTAATATAGGCTTTTCTAACATCCTCCATGTAGGATTATTGGTAGTTTATCATGGGTTGCTTATGGCTTGAGAGTTTGGTATTTTAGAGTTGTTGTGTTATTCGGACTCTAAGACAACAATCAAGTTGATTTCAGACCCCATGAATGATTGACATCATTATGCAGTAATTCTTTACGATATGAAGGAGCTCCTTTCTAAGGACCGACACGTTCACATGTTACATATTCTTCATGAGGGAAATGCCTGCGCAaactatttttgttgtttttctttttgggttCATTTCTCCTATTGTACCgaaaaaaggttaattaagtaaataattcttataaatatttaaaatttagtttttggttcctaaataataaaatcacactttttagtccttagtGACGTTTCCTTTAAcattttaaggataaaaaatgttgacaaaaactttttacagagactaaaaatattgatggaaaattttacaaggattaaaaatattgacaaaaagtgcaattttattttgtaaggactaaaaatgaaattctgaatatttagaAGAACTacttaattaaagaaaaatcatttaataaatatacaaaataatACTCCATTCGTCTCATATTAAATGACACAGTTGACTCTGTCCcacataccaatgcatatttttttatccttaatatcttcaattctctattataaaaaattataaaaatgaaaaaaatataaaaattatattaagtcAATAGTCTACGTTGTCAAACatgtaaaatatttcaatatgtcCCCTTTCCATTTAGTATTTACTGCATCTCACAACAAAGTCGAGAATTGTTGATTGGTTCAGTTGGAACCGTGAAAGTCGAGAAAAGGAGAAAAGTTTCAACAGCTTAACTTCTGCTGCAGTACTACTTTCCTTTTCACACGACACCCACCATGAGCACATGCAATTGAAGCTTATTTTCAACGCTAACTGATCTTATTCGATCGTTTACCTTCAACATCATGATATTCGTTGATGGAGTTCCATTCTCTACGcattcatcttcaacatctCATTCTCAGGTACGTAATTAcgtattctctctctctcttttgagTTGACTTTCTaaatctttcaaatttcaattgctTATCAACAGGGAGTGGAGATTCTATTTTCTTTGTTGGAAAATCCCATTCTTGTATCCGCCTCAACCTCTTTCAAGGCAAACCCAGAGAAGAAGTTCTCAGTTTCAGAAAGATCAAAATGGGTTTATTTATTCCAAAGAGAATATGTCACTGTTGATCCGGCATTTGTCGATGTACGCAACTTTCTTTTTCACCCTTTGTAATGTTGTTAGGATTatatttattactccctccttTCCGTTCCtttataattgtcacttttgcataaatattttgtttttaattaactgtcgttttcaaagttcaatgtatCATTAAATGTGACTTTACCTATATTACCCTTATATATTTATTGcatagagagaaatatatgaaatgaagtaTTAAATGATTAAGGATATTATAGGAAAAGGATAAATTGTTGTATCAAAAGTATttgttgtcttggtttgtgtaaaaagtcaaaatgtgacaattaaaaaggaacagagggagtatttatttcaaaagtaactattatgttttttcttcaatGTTTTATAAGAGATGATgcatttcctcaaaaaaaaaaaaaaaataagagatgaTGCATGTTAGGTTGTATACTTAGTTTTAAGTTGGTTTCTACTTCATTGTAGCATGTAACTAATAATCTTTTGTATGCAGTCACCTCATAGTTAACTGGACTGTGAGTGACATAATCTGTGCAATTCTTTTTTCTGTCCTCGATGTTCCACGGGTTCTTCCTCACGTCATATCCAGTCCAAATTTTTCCTTACGCATTTCtgtaataattttatattggtTAGGCTCCGGTTGACCTTCGTTCTTGTTAGAGAAACATGTACTAAAGTATGAGCAAAAGCCGAGGAGGCTCTTTAAAATACGATATTTTACATCATTTTCTAAACTCCATGACATTATTGTTTTAGTTATCTAAgcatgttaaaaaatataactgTATGATGATACTTTTACATTTCAAATTCTACCAGTAGTTCTAAGTCTTACATTTCTTTAGTAACATTGTACTTatctcctttttttctttctcctcaTGTATCGCTAGTTTGTTGGCACCGATGAAGCGACAACGTGTGTAGGAGTTGTTATTCGGAACTCAAGAAATGGAATGTAAGGATTGAGAATTAGTTAATACATAGATAAGAACTCCATTGTATATAAAGTTTTACAGATTCTTCCATTTGTTGTTCAATTacttattttatcatttttaatttgatacTGCAGGACGTCGGTTTCCCATATGGATTCACCAAAGATTGTAGAAATGGGCCTCTCTCAAATGTTATCGCTACTTGTTGACAACAGTTTGGAGACTGAATTCGATGTGCTTTTCTTATTCTTTGTTTCTCTACTTTCTATagggatttttttatttttttttatttccatttagTTATTTGGTTGCTCTTTTTTATCTATAACATATTTTCTGATGTAATATATCTGTCtgctttattaaaaaaaatgtaggtgCATCTAATTGGGGGTTTTGAAGAAGTTTCACCACAAGTCTGGCCAGGGTCTCCTGCTTTGATagtgatttttcaattttgtagttttcGCTTAGAGACtgaatgattgaagttgaatttatTGTGACCTTCGTGCAGCTTAATGATGGTAGCATTGAGTCAGAAAATGATGAAGATTTGGGTGGTTATTCCATTCCTTTGTGCTCAAAGATAGTTGACACTTTATGCTCAAGAGAAGAGAAGTTTCATATCCGAACTACATGTGTTCTTGGACATAATACCAAAAGGGATTCTGATGGAAACACTTATCCTATTTTCAATGGATTTGTGGTTAGTTTTTGCTTTCAAATATTCTTATTTCAGCTTGTTCATTTACAGCGTGTGATAAACCTCTCGCTTTTCATCACTACAAAACTTATATACTTATTAAGGAATTATAGGTTCGGCCGCTCAGAGTTGGAGAAGAAATAAAATCGAGAAAGATGGATGGCTACTGATAATAAACTGAAAATATAATTGATAGAATTGTTACATTACTTTAAGATAATACTAAGATTGATACTATGAATTGTTACATTACTTTAAGATAATACTAAGATTGATACTATGAATTACTTATAAGCCTGATCCCACTAACAATTAGACTAATTGCTTCCTTGATCAAACAGCGAATGACTCTACAATATCTTAAAGTTTCTAACATAATCTAATTATCTGCTAAATATTCTGTGGCATAACCTATATACACGTTTAGCATTATGATCATTCATCAatgaaaatattcattttgttCCTTCATTGTTATAATTCATGTAATATCAGTAGATGCATAATAATCCAAACTATTAATTGACAACTTTATCTGTATTGTAAAATTCTATTCACATGTAGCATGGTAAAAGCTCTTAAGAGCTATATAATACATTTTTCGGTTTCAACAGTTTGGGAAAAACGGTTGCAGTCTTTTTTGGTGCAATAGTTTCTTGCATTTTCAAACTATTAAATGAGATTATAATTTATTACATCCTATGCACAATTTCAGGTGGAGACTGCAACAGGAACTGTCATCCCAGCAAGTTTTGATAGAAGTTCTAGATGCCCGGATGAAATTGTCAGAAGAATTCGAGTTTCTGTTTCTTATGAAGATTCTAGTTGGAATGGGAAGTTGCTAGAGACATATGAGACTGCCACTGACAGCTTCAGGATTTCTCCATGTTGCTGGTAATAGTGTTTCATGAATTGTTCTTCAAACCCTACATGAAAAAAAATGCTTAAGGGCACAATGCTGATATAAGATTGAGTAATGGAAAATAGCTCCTTTAAAGTGAGATTTCCCTAAAGTGAGCATACTATTGTTTATCAATCTAAAGTAAGCATGCAAGTATGTTCCCTTAAATGAAAGGTGGATACACCTTGTTCAAGACTAAGGCATGTTTGGATAAGCAGCTTTTATAgtataagcgcttatcatataagtttatgtataatatatttctataaaaaaagataaagtgaagtcaaactgttttcatataagctacaaattgtttggataatctatcctggagagcttatgaaaataagttcaAAACAGCTTAGGAACATGTAATAAGCTGTTTCCATATGCTCTACAGAACAGACTCACGTGCTTATGTCtgttgataagctcaaataagccaattcaaacAGGCCCAAAGTCACTTTAGACTAGAGGAGCTTTATCCAGTAATAAATTGTGCTATGTCATGCATATtagtgaaaattatttttttccgaTGTATGACACCTTCCTTGCTGATGAACTTTATCTATTGATGCATAAATCCTTTTCTATATTCTGGTATACTGATGCTTTTTGCCTCGTCTTATTTAGGACTCGGCGCCAATATCATATTGCTTTGTCATTGCAGCATTATTCGGATTCAGAAATTCTTTCAATTTGTTCCACCTCACCTACTGCTGAGGGCCCAGATTTTGTGGATGATTTAAGAAGgtaaaattttgattggttCTGATTTAATATTATCTTGTTTAGAAGTTTAGTTTTTGAAGTGACCGATAACAAagtttttatcattattattttatgttcttgtaAATAATGCGTTGTATATAACTATAAATGTTTCAATTGCTTTGCTACCAAAGAGGCAAAGACAAGCTAGCATATCTAATTAACAGTCAAATTTATACTTGTAATTTCTATGGaagaaaacacacacacaacaacaacaacaacaacacacacacacaaacatatAAGTAGGGATATGTTTGCTCTGGGGGTCCATCATTaaacttactccaaatcttgaccCTTGGGttctttttaatctaacggcTAAAAACATATCACTAATCACGTGGCAGTTTGGCTTATGATTTATTCAAAATGCCGTGCTTCAGGTTTAAACCCTTGTAATTCTTCTAACTGATAAATCTAGATCCTACACTCattgaatttaataaatttccacttttattttttattggcaACTGCAACTTGTTCCAGCCTATGAGAGATGGTTTTGTAATTGAGATAGGATCATGCTAACCAGTGCCTTGGGGCACTGGTTAtggaagcaaaaaaaaaaaaaaagttttacgtTGAAAATGGTACTTTTTGAACTTGAGGCATTGACTGAACAATTTCCAATATAAAACTACTATAAGTAAAGAGTAGGGATATCAATTATAAGGGGGAGATGAGAATTGATGTGGAAAAGTTTGTTAGGAGGGGAAAAACATGGAGTGGttgagggagagggagagaatAATGAGTACAAAGAAAAGGGGGCATGTAAGAGCATGTGCATGAGAATTGTTATGTTGGTAATTGGGTACGGGCACAGAATAGGAGTTAGTCCTTTCTCAGAACTAGGAGTTGGTCCTTTTCCAGAACTAGGATTCAGTACTATTTTCTGTTTTGAGCTTGTAACAGAGGTTTCTTCCTTCTGTTTTGAGCTTGTAACAGAGGTTTATTCCTCTTGTCCTCCCATATCAAGAGTATTTTCATGTTCATATTTTTCAGTTTATCAATCTGCTTTTTGGTACCTATCATTTCTGTTTTCAAATATAGAGAGAAAACAGTGAAACGAAGCTGTCCTTTTGTGTCCTGCATAGGTAGCTCGGTTGCTGAGCTAAGGGACACCGGAAGAGTTTTAATCACTATCTTACTTAACATTTGCATATCCAAAAAAAGACGTAGTTTTGTATTTAAAGGTAAAAACATTGAACCAAAATagaaatcattttctcaaaccaTACAGGCATTGAACTTTTGAGTAGCTATTTACAGATTACATATTTGTGTatctaattttcttttgatataTTATTTGGCAGAAGCCAGGGTATTTTTGCAAGATTATAATCATTTGCTGTTTTCTATGCATATCTGAGAGTACTAGTAGACTAATAATCCGACATCTAAATCTGTGTATAATCCATTGTTTTCTAGAACTTCATATTTGAACATCACATGAAATAATGACCACCTTGCCCATCTTCAGGAAGTGGAACTACATTATTGAGCATCCACACTGGACAGAAACCTTTCCCAAGAGGCAACCTCGCATTTTTACAAGGAGTGCTGATGGAAAGTGGAAAAGGTGTTGATGACATGTTACTCAGCTAACATTATTCAAGGCATCATATTTTGCAGCTACATCATTCAAGACATGAAGTTCAGTCTCAGAAGGAACATTTGCTCACATACTATATCTGGTAGCATGCAGAGAGGGAACTTTAGGTCAACAGGAAACTGCAGAGAGGGAACTCAtacaaagtttgtctaaacatttgaaattataatttgatGATCCTAGTAATTAGGAGTGTGAAAGAAACTATGTCAATAGTAAACTATAAGACTGCATCGACAGGCCTAATCCTCTGTAATTCTTTACAATATTTAAAGATCGTATCGAGCGAGTAATGAAAAACTGGTTCCACCTTTCAGTCAACAACCCTGCCAAATGAGAGTGAGATTATGAATGCTGTTGGAAGCAAAAGGAACTGAATTATTAAAATAGAGGTTTCTCACAAGCCACCACACACTTCCTCTTGGACTTTCTTCAACGCTCCTTTCTTATTACATTTTAAGGATACACGAGAATGGTTCTTAAATTTTTGCAGTGTTGAATGAACTTGGAATAATAATCATAGTGAAGATTGATTGTTCAATATGAACATGTCCTTGGCAAGTATGGGTTGACTAtaagacctatttaagataaATCAACTATTTTCGATGAATCTCATGATGTTCCTCCTAGCAATAATCAAATTGAGTCATCTAAATCACCTTAGTAATGAGCGGCGAGTACAAGATGTTGATTCTGTGTTACCTAAATATTCAGAAGAATACTGCAGATCTCGTTACGCAAATTCTGATTTTTCCATTTCTCTTGGAAAATGTATTCAACCAATCAAAAATCCTCATCTTATCTACAATCTTTCAAGTTAATATAGTCCGTCATCCCCTATTCCTGTGTAATAATCATCAGGATCgaataccgagttttcaaaacaaaaaaaaaaaactactccaTTAGATAATTTTATTCCTTCAATTGTAATTGTTAACCCAGTAAGCATAAGAAACTAACGTGGAAAAACAACAATGGCAATATATACACCATtatttagccttttttttcattctattttaattaacgaattttcttctttctagtgctattataaaaataagaaacagTATCGAGACTTTGACAGCTTAAAATGTGCTACAAAGTAAACTTTATCCTCATAATTTCCTGATGCTGCTCAATTCGATTAAACTGGAAAAAATGATGCGCTTTCGACACAAGACTGCCCTCACTCTTTGTTCAACTCAAACGATCTAGTTTCTTCCCACACAAGATGTACAATGTTTTAAGGATAAAAGACAGAAGCATGATTGATTCGCAGGCTCCAACTTGTAATAGAAGCAAATACAATCTTCAACATCAGTGAATCTAGACAATAAGTAAATGATTTAATTGAACATCACAAAGTTTGAACAGTCATATCcttattaataactcaatcgCGCTCACTGATGGCAGTCAAGTGCTCGTCAATTTCCTCGGTGGACAAAACTCTAAATTCTGGCTTGTCCTTTTGCACCACTCCAACCTAGAAAATGCAAAATACAACCATTTACATTAAAACATGATGATGAAAAGCACTTGTTGGATggcaataattaaatattttaaccaTTCCCAACTTTCGAACGAAAAATTCAACACATTTACAATATGTTTAGAACAAAAATTTCAATGCGGTAATATATGCCACAACAAGCATGTAACATTAAGATCATTAAAGAATCTTGTTACAAAACAGCTAACTAACATTACGATACATTGCTCGAAAAACACATCAATACTAGGGGTGCGCAAAAAATTTGGTTACCCCTCACCAATCAAAAACCAAACAATCCCATTTTTTAATGCCTAgtccatttaataaaataaccAAACCAACCCTAAGTGAAATTTGGTTTAGCGCcagtttcacaaaatcatgCAAAAGCATTGC
Proteins encoded in this window:
- the LOC11418572 gene encoding protein N-terminal asparagine amidohydrolase; amino-acid sequence: MIFVDGVPFSTHSSSTSHSQGVEILFSLLENPILVSASTSFKANPEKKFSVSERSKWVYLFQREYVTVDPAFVDFVGTDEATTCVGVVIRNSRNGMTSVSHMDSPKIVEMGLSQMLSLLVDNSLETEFDVHLIGGFEEVSPQLNDGSIESENDEDLGGYSIPLCSKIVDTLCSREEKFHIRTTCVLGHNTKRDSDGNTYPIFNGFVVETATGTVIPASFDRSSRCPDEIVRRIRVSVSYEDSSWNGKLLETYETATDSFRISPCCWTRRQYHIALSLQHYSDSEILSICSTSPTAEGPDFVDDLRRKWNYIIEHPHWTETFPKRQPRIFTRSADGKWKRC